A single genomic interval of Lathyrus oleraceus cultivar Zhongwan6 chromosome 7, CAAS_Psat_ZW6_1.0, whole genome shotgun sequence harbors:
- the LOC127100734 gene encoding vesicle-fusing ATPase: protein MAGRFFGSSAASIAMIVTNTPSQELALTNLAYISASDLPKFAVPGHSNLYLASIGDVFVFSLSAHESIRGGHIALNSIQRRCAKVSAAESIDVTRFVPPENFNLAVLTVELDFIKRVGSRNEQIDAIILAKQLRRRLNNQVMTAGQKVLFEFQGNNYSFTVREATVEGQGKSSSIERGMILDDTFFVFDAPRDSGIKIINQREGTTSNIFKQKEFNLESLGIGGLGAEFADIFRRAFASRVFPPHVTSKLGIKHVKGMLLYGPPGTGKTLMARQIGKILNGKDPKIVNGPEILSKFVGETEKNVRDLFADAEQDQKNLGDESDLHVIIFDEIDAICKSRGSTRDGTGVHDSIVNQLLTKIDGVESLNNVLLIGMTNRKDMLDEALLRPGRLEVQVEISLPDENGRLQILQIHTNKMKENSFLAPDVNLQELAARTKNYSGAELEGVVKSAVSYALNRQLSLEDLTKPVEEENIKVTMDDFLNALHEVIPAFGASTDDLERCRLHGMVECGDRHKHIYQRAMLVAEQVKVSKGSPLVTCLLEGYRGSGKTALAATIGIDSDFAYVKIISAETMIGLHESTKCAQIIKVFEDAYKSPLSVIVLDDIERLLEYVPIGPRFSNLISQTLLVLLKKLPPKGKKLMVIGTTSEVDFLDSIGFCNNFSITYNVPTLSRDDAKKVLEQLNVFADEDIDSAAEALDNMPIKKLYMLIEMAAQGAQGGSAEAIYSGKEKINISHFFDCLGDVVRLI from the exons ATGGCGGGTCGATTCTTCGGATCTTCGGCTGCTTCGATCGCCATGATCGTTACCAATACGCCTTCTCAAGAACTCGCCCTAACCAACCTCGCCTACATCTCCGCCTCCGATCTTCCAAAATTCGCCGTTCCCGGTCACAGCAACCTCTACCTCGCTTCCATCGGCGATGTCTTCGTTTTCTCTCTCTCA GCTCATGAAAGCATACGCGGTGGTCACATTGCTTTGAATTCCATTCAACGTCGATGTGCAAAGGTTTCTGCAGCTGAATCCATAGATGTGACCCG ATTCGTGCCACCTGAAAACTTCAACCTGGCCGTGCTAACTGTTGAATTGGACTTCATTAAAAGGGTTGGAAGCAGGAATGAACAG ATTGATGCTATTATACTAGCCAAACAACTTCGGAGAAGACTTAATAACCAG GTAATGACAGCAGGGCAGAAAGTGTTATTTGAGTTTCAGGGAAATAATTATAGCTTTACAGTCCGTGAAGCTACTGTTGAGGGCCAGGGAAAGTCTAGCTCTATTGAAAGAGGAATGATTTTAGATGACACATTCTTTGTTTTTGATGCGCCACGTGATAGTGGAATTAAG ATTATCAATCAGCGCGAAGGTACTACTAGCAACATTtttaagcagaaagagtttaacctcGAGTCTCTGGGTATTGGTGGCCTGGGTGCAGAGTTTGCAGATATATTTCGAAGAGCTTTTGCATCTCGTGTTTTCCCTCCCCATGTGACATCTAA ATTAGGGATCAAGCATGTGAAGGGCATGCTGCTTTATGGTCCTCCTGGAACTGGAAAGACTCTTATGGCACGTCAAATTGGAAAAATTTTGAATGGCAAGGATCCAAAG ATTGTAAATGGCCCGGAAATTTTGAGCAAATTTGTGGGTGAAACTGAAAAGAATGTAAGAGACCTTTTTGCTGATGCTGAACAGGATCAGAAGAACCTAG GGGATGAAAGTGATTTGCATGTTATTATATTTGATGAAATTGATGCTATTTGTAAG TCCAGAGGCTCAACTCGAGATGGTACAGGGGTTCATGATAGCATTGTGAACCAGCTTCTTACTAAG ATAGATGGTGTGGAATCACTAAACAATGTTTTGCTTATTGGAATGACAAACAGAAAGGACATGCTTGATGAAGCACTCTTAAG ACCAGGGCGGTTGGAAGTCCAAGTTGAGATAAGTCTCCCGGATGAAAATGGTCGATTGCAAATTCTTCAAATTCATACTAACAAGATGAAAGAGAATTCTTTTCTAGCTCCTGATGTGAATCTTCAAGAGCTTG CTGCTCGAACTAAAAACTACAGTGGTGCGGAACTTGAAGGTGTTGTGAAAAGTGCTGTTTCATATGCTTTAAATAGACAATTGAGCCTTGAAGATCTCACTAAGCCAGTTGAGGAGGAAAACATTAAGGTTACGATGGATGACTTTTTGAATGCACTTCATGAAGTTATTCCTGCATTTGGAGCTTCCACTGATGATCTTGAGCGATGCAG ACTCCATGGCATGGTGGAGTGTGGTGATCGACATAAGCACATTTACCAGAGAGCAATGCTAGTTGCGGAGCAAGTTAAAGTGAGTAAAGGAAGCCCCCTTGTTACTTGTCTTCTGGAAGGTTATCGTGGCAG TGGTAAAACCGCACTTGCAGCTACTATAGGCATCGATAGTGACTTCGCATATGTCAAGATA ATTTCAGCTGAAACAATGATTGGTCTACACGAGAGCACTAAATGTGCTCAGATTATTAAG GTTTTTGAGGATGCATACAAGTCACCTTTGAGTGTCATTGTTCTTGATGACATTGAGAG ATTATTGGAGTATGTTCCTATTGGTCCTCGTTTCTCAAACCTTATTTCTCAGACACTACTGGTTTTGCTCAAGAAACTTCCCCCAAAG GGGAAAAAACTGATGGTAATTGGAACTACTAGTGAAGTAGATTTCTTGGACTCAATTGGTTTTTGTAATAACTTCTCGATAACTTACAATGTTCCTACATTGAGCAGAGATGATGCGAAGAAG GTCCTTGAACAGTTGAATGTTTTTGCGGATGAAGATATTGATTCTGCTGCAGAGGCATTGGATAAT ATGCCTATCAAGAAGCTATACATGCTAATTGAGATGGCAGCGCAAGGTGCACAAGGTGGATCAGCCGAAGCTATCTACTCTGGCAAAGAGAAAATTAATATATCTCATTTCTTCGATTGCCTTGGAGATGTTGTCAGATTAATATAA